One segment of Candidatus Liberimonas magnetica DNA contains the following:
- a CDS encoding helix-turn-helix domain-containing protein, whose protein sequence is MKGYDLYKHYGIEVPGFYIDPEQVYNALKEIIKRRPKTMYYIKKLIEYLRKLNISIQEFIFADHYKDLLRSEDIADNEDTEMFFRYILSSLCKDHKILPLSYELCIVPDLKERCDLYDLSNLETGLSEAIVSIYPSSIIPKNSKVSILQNTQIPIVVVNQAKLFFKHYRTNNVKRDLTTRTLVNFWYALRKLTIVTEISDLGKLDGENGAKRLKEYFEKERTRKLKTGTLVYKIKGDSDTIENIKIFFNTMWKQLGMVENPFSALDTSDSVIIKGGSKILDRLKLPYDRSEYKGTKIVRNQLQIRVKGIDNNDLYIIPCFEKDEIRLIRDYIEKKENSIRNGTEPDLEKMDLEDLRKYHEKAQGDFILALGIFNGPRPLDYRCLSLEQIGKFSTDINDPINERFFNDIPTIQSDIKENPLKLRPEKRFFGPIFVLFAQMIKARRILCRRKNKNIQRDKNRHMNDLGEPVLVTDELVRISDLVLRKLTRNTLVRVGLNMTKALNSTIYFLRKAFIVYARMSGMPLEAISIVTGTDPKTLMDFYLYLDLLKDTNKHFAEKYLPFLGFKHCIPCEGVVTDIVPVDANRIRENVLETIAKEDECSIDEAIQIFEKGSRQMSRNMILDAIKEKYIIAVKRSNQWIVSKKSIEEFIEKYIDVEGIVDVFKNRHMRITKRRAQQVIKEQNIIPLRLLNKVFVDYKSISSYLDRR, encoded by the coding sequence TAAATATCAGTATTCAGGAGTTCATATTTGCTGATCATTATAAGGACTTACTTCGTAGCGAAGATATAGCTGATAATGAAGATACAGAAATGTTTTTTAGGTATATACTCAGTTCTTTATGCAAAGACCACAAAATACTGCCACTTTCATATGAATTATGCATTGTACCGGATTTGAAAGAGAGGTGTGATTTATATGATCTGAGCAATCTTGAGACGGGTTTGTCAGAGGCAATTGTATCCATTTATCCTTCTTCAATCATACCAAAAAATAGCAAGGTGAGTATTCTTCAGAACACTCAGATACCTATAGTTGTTGTAAATCAGGCGAAGTTATTTTTTAAACATTATAGAACTAATAATGTAAAAAGAGACCTTACCACTAGAACTTTAGTGAACTTCTGGTACGCGTTAAGAAAACTTACCATAGTTACGGAGATAAGTGATCTTGGTAAGTTAGATGGTGAGAATGGAGCCAAACGACTAAAGGAATACTTTGAAAAAGAAAGAACGAGAAAATTAAAAACAGGGACACTTGTTTATAAAATTAAAGGCGACTCTGACACAATAGAAAACATAAAGATATTTTTCAATACTATGTGGAAACAGCTTGGTATGGTTGAAAATCCTTTTTCGGCACTTGATACCTCAGATTCTGTGATTATAAAGGGAGGATCTAAGATACTCGATAGACTTAAGCTCCCTTATGATAGGAGCGAATATAAGGGCACAAAAATTGTGCGAAATCAATTGCAGATTAGAGTAAAAGGCATAGATAATAATGACTTGTACATTATTCCTTGCTTTGAAAAAGATGAAATAAGATTAATAAGGGATTATATAGAAAAGAAAGAAAATTCAATAAGAAATGGTACAGAACCTGATTTGGAGAAAATGGATTTGGAAGATCTAAGAAAATATCATGAGAAAGCTCAAGGTGATTTTATTCTGGCTTTAGGCATATTTAATGGACCGCGCCCACTAGACTACAGGTGTTTAAGTTTAGAGCAAATCGGGAAATTCAGTACGGATATCAATGATCCCATTAACGAAAGATTTTTTAATGATATTCCAACTATACAAAGTGATATAAAGGAAAATCCGCTAAAACTAAGACCCGAAAAGAGATTTTTTGGTCCTATATTTGTTTTGTTTGCACAGATGATAAAAGCGCGCAGGATATTATGTAGACGTAAAAACAAAAATATCCAACGTGATAAAAATCGGCATATGAATGATTTGGGAGAGCCTGTTTTGGTTACAGATGAATTAGTAAGAATATCTGATTTAGTTCTTAGAAAACTGACTAGAAATACCCTTGTACGTGTAGGTTTAAATATGACTAAGGCATTAAACTCAACGATATATTTTTTAAGAAAAGCATTCATAGTATATGCACGTATGTCAGGAATGCCTCTTGAGGCTATCAGCATAGTAACTGGTACGGATCCTAAGACCTTAATGGATTTTTATCTCTATCTTGACTTGTTAAAGGATACCAATAAGCATTTTGCGGAAAAATATTTGCCATTTCTTGGTTTTAAGCATTGTATTCCGTGTGAAGGAGTAGTAACAGATATAGTGCCGGTTGATGCTAATAGGATAAGAGAAAATGTTTTAGAGACAATTGCAAAAGAGGATGAGTGTTCTATTGATGAAGCTATTCAGATATTTGAAAAAGGGAGTCGTCAAATGTCCAGGAATATGATTCTGGATGCTATTAAAGAAAAATACATCATCGCCGTGAAAAGAAGTAATCAGTGGATAGTGTCAAAGAAAAGTATAGAGGAATTCATAGAAAAATACATAGATGTAGAAGGTATTGTAGATGTGTTTAAAAACAGGCATATGAGAATTACAAAAAGGAGGGCACAGCAGGTAATTAAAGAACAGAATATAATTCCGCTGAGATTGTTAAATAAAGTGTTTGTTGATTACAAGTCAATATCAAGCTACCTTGATCGTCGGTAA
- a CDS encoding site-specific integrase, which yields MSIYKRGKMWYMDECNNGVRVRKPLSTDQRVALQMNRSLLVNRDKFNAGLPVDIKVQQLFDEYEKYSKGTKREKTYQKIMDGIKFLKKIVNVDMPISKVINSLPKIIDDYKADALSAGKNRFTVNNYMKTARQIFNKAVKWNYISSNPLSQIELAEVPPIPRPRFLDNEELKKILAVCTGDLYDMIIVFAYTGLRAAELMNLEWQDVNFEQNYIMVTEKDIFTPKNYERRTVPIHPDLRELLILRKSGTTSSFVFFDRSRDRKQDQIMRKVPNGRLYRSIYKKFKRRLKESGINNIDKVCIHTLRHTFGSHCVMSGIDIFTTSMLMGHSSVDTTKIYAHVSPQYMQDAIFKLDYDFLGKTKEFKLKCIK from the coding sequence ATGAGCATATACAAAAGAGGTAAGATGTGGTACATGGATGAATGTAATAACGGAGTAAGAGTAAGAAAGCCTTTGAGCACTGATCAAAGAGTGGCCTTACAGATGAATCGTTCGTTATTAGTTAATAGAGACAAATTCAATGCCGGGCTGCCCGTTGATATTAAAGTTCAGCAGTTATTTGATGAATATGAAAAGTATTCAAAGGGTACTAAACGGGAGAAAACATATCAGAAGATTATGGATGGGATTAAGTTTCTCAAAAAAATAGTAAATGTTGACATGCCTATTTCCAAGGTAATAAATAGCCTTCCCAAAATTATAGATGATTATAAAGCGGATGCATTAAGCGCCGGTAAAAACCGTTTCACAGTTAATAACTATATGAAGACTGCAAGGCAAATATTTAATAAAGCTGTAAAATGGAATTATATTTCTTCTAACCCCCTTTCCCAAATTGAGCTGGCGGAGGTGCCGCCGATACCAAGGCCGAGATTCCTGGACAATGAAGAATTGAAAAAAATATTAGCTGTGTGCACAGGAGACCTTTACGACATGATCATAGTTTTTGCCTACACTGGTTTAAGAGCGGCAGAACTTATGAACTTAGAATGGCAGGATGTAAATTTTGAGCAGAATTATATAATGGTTACCGAGAAGGATATCTTCACTCCAAAAAACTATGAGCGTAGAACAGTGCCCATACATCCTGATTTAAGAGAACTGCTTATATTGCGCAAGAGTGGAACCACATCAAGTTTTGTATTCTTTGACAGGTCAAGAGATAGAAAACAAGATCAAATAATGAGAAAGGTTCCAAATGGCCGCCTGTACAGATCCATATATAAGAAGTTTAAAAGAAGGCTCAAGGAGTCAGGAATCAATAATATTGATAAGGTATGTATTCATACCCTGCGCCATACCTTCGGGAGCCACTGCGTTATGTCCGGCATTGATATTTTTACTACTTCTATGCTGATGGGACATTCTTCTGTAGATACTACTAAGATTTATGCGCATGTCTCACCCCAGTACATGCAGGATGCCATATTTAAGCTTGATTACGACTTTTTGGGTAAAACCAAGGAGTTCAAGCTCAAATGTATTAAATAA
- a CDS encoding sugar phosphate isomerase/epimerase yields MKISIRAAYPENGNYDWAQSLKIYEEIGFVEVAFVNPELFLKLDNKEVIKPFASLNIKVSSLHLPHFSLVNLALFSEIFKKATDLAKLLDCQDLVIHPSFGKARSIENFIKDEIDSVLEKNGLCLCWETFESKKRVFGGLDPVAQYCQGTQNHGICFDFSHVHKEQKEVIATIDRYLPLIKVFHVSNRIKDTIKQHYPIYYDKEEAALDFKEIFTFLKGKQYEGHLVLEYLYEFHDQLLPDAISLLSFLTYKSKINDKM; encoded by the coding sequence ATGAAAATATCAATCAGGGCCGCTTATCCGGAAAATGGCAATTATGATTGGGCTCAATCACTAAAAATATATGAGGAAATCGGATTTGTTGAAGTAGCATTTGTAAATCCAGAGTTGTTTTTGAAGCTGGACAACAAAGAAGTAATCAAGCCATTTGCCTCTCTAAATATAAAAGTATCATCGCTGCATCTTCCTCATTTCAGCCTTGTAAACCTGGCATTGTTTTCAGAAATATTTAAGAAAGCAACTGATTTAGCGAAATTGCTTGATTGTCAGGATCTTGTTATCCATCCAAGTTTTGGCAAGGCACGTTCCATAGAGAACTTTATTAAGGATGAAATAGACAGCGTGCTTGAAAAGAATGGCCTTTGTTTGTGCTGGGAGACATTTGAAAGTAAAAAGAGAGTATTTGGCGGCCTTGATCCTGTTGCCCAATATTGCCAGGGAACCCAGAACCATGGAATATGTTTTGATTTTTCACATGTGCATAAAGAACAAAAGGAAGTGATAGCAACAATTGACAGGTACCTTCCGCTCATTAAAGTATTCCATGTTTCAAACAGAATCAAAGATACTATAAAACAACATTATCCTATTTATTATGATAAGGAAGAAGCTGCCCTTGATTTCAAAGAGATATTTACTTTTTTGAAAGGCAAACAGTACGAAGGACATCTTGTGCTTGAATATTTATACGAATTTCATGATCAATTACTTCCAGATGCGATAAGTTTGTTGTCATTTTTAACCTACAAAAGCAAAATAAACGATAAAATGTAG
- a CDS encoding PDDEXK nuclease domain-containing protein yields MVKKNTLVKSEDAALNKAYLNIKAIIEKARSNIVRAVDTTMVQAYWLVGKEIVEVEQLGAKKAEYGTYLLKNLSVKLFNDFGKGYDVSNLKHFRKFYLLFPKSDELRRQLCWTHYRFLLRVENPKAREFYINEIAENNWSTTQLERQINSFYYERLSVSRDKKAVITEARKKLKPLEEKPSNIIKDPYTLEFLGLKENIKYKESEIENAIIDKLQDFLLELGKGFCFVARQKRISTESKHFYIDLVFYNYLLDCFLLIDLKTTELTHQDIGQMDMYVRIYEDLYKPKRSNPSIGLILCTEKDHAMVKYSVLNKSKNLFASKYRLYLPTEKELKAEIERERKLIDQGASK; encoded by the coding sequence ATGGTTAAGAAAAACACTCTGGTAAAATCTGAAGATGCAGCGCTGAATAAAGCTTATTTGAATATTAAAGCAATAATAGAAAAAGCCCGCTCCAATATCGTCCGTGCTGTTGATACAACAATGGTTCAGGCATATTGGCTGGTTGGAAAAGAAATAGTAGAAGTAGAGCAGCTAGGAGCTAAAAAAGCTGAATATGGTACTTATTTGCTAAAAAATCTATCCGTCAAGCTTTTTAATGATTTTGGGAAAGGTTATGATGTCTCAAATTTGAAGCATTTCAGGAAATTTTATCTATTATTTCCAAAAAGCGACGAGCTTCGTCGCCAATTGTGCTGGACACATTATAGGTTTCTTTTAAGGGTGGAAAATCCAAAAGCTAGAGAGTTTTATATAAATGAAATTGCCGAAAATAATTGGAGCACAACGCAACTTGAGAGGCAAATAAACTCTTTTTATTATGAAAGGCTTTCGGTCAGTCGTGACAAAAAAGCTGTGATTACAGAAGCCCGTAAAAAGCTAAAACCATTAGAAGAAAAACCGAGCAATATTATTAAAGATCCATATACTTTGGAATTTCTTGGTCTTAAAGAAAACATCAAATACAAAGAATCTGAAATAGAAAATGCAATCATAGATAAATTGCAGGATTTTCTTTTAGAGCTCGGCAAAGGTTTCTGCTTTGTTGCAAGGCAAAAGAGAATTTCTACCGAATCAAAACATTTTTATATTGATTTGGTTTTTTATAACTATTTACTGGATTGTTTTTTGCTGATTGATTTAAAAACTACCGAACTGACGCATCAGGATATTGGACAAATGGATATGTACGTTCGCATTTATGAGGATTTATACAAGCCCAAGAGAAGCAATCCTAGTATCGGGCTTATTCTTTGCACAGAGAAAGACCATGCAATGGTGAAGTATTCGGTGCTTAATAAGAGTAAGAATCTTTTTGCTTCCAAATACAGGCTTTATTTGCCTACAGAAAAAGAGTTAAAAGCGGAAATTGAAAGAGAAAGAAAATTGATTGATCAAGGAGCTAGTAAGTAA
- a CDS encoding nucleotidyl transferase AbiEii/AbiGii toxin family protein, translating to MNNNTYSLLQVREVFHIEFLRFFGKKVKASVYTLKGGVNLRLFFKSVRYSEDMDLDVSGIQAHVLKDTVMNILKTNSFVHSLKTFGIESVIPPDIAKAKQTQTTQRFKIHLITSRGEDLFTKIEFSRRGTSGNAIVEPADAEVLRAYKSSPLIVPHYDTNSAILQKIGALANRAVIQARDVFDLHVLSSQFAKGSVKGQEIDIHVAKKAYDNLFTISFEQFKDAVVGYLSHEDQGVYSTPSVWDEIKLKTAKFIEEDICKTSLS from the coding sequence ATGAACAACAACACTTATTCATTATTGCAAGTAAGAGAAGTTTTTCATATAGAGTTTTTAAGATTTTTCGGCAAGAAGGTGAAGGCTTCAGTTTACACGCTGAAAGGAGGCGTTAACCTGCGCCTTTTTTTTAAAAGCGTACGCTACTCGGAAGATATGGACCTGGATGTAAGCGGCATCCAGGCGCATGTGTTGAAAGATACCGTTATGAATATTCTCAAGACTAACTCTTTTGTGCATTCTCTTAAAACTTTCGGTATAGAAAGCGTTATTCCTCCGGATATTGCCAAAGCAAAACAGACGCAAACGACACAACGGTTTAAAATTCACCTTATTACTTCCCGCGGCGAAGATCTGTTTACCAAAATAGAATTTTCACGCAGAGGTACATCCGGCAATGCCATAGTAGAACCGGCTGACGCGGAGGTCTTAAGGGCGTATAAGAGTTCTCCTTTAATAGTACCTCATTACGATACGAACTCGGCTATTCTGCAAAAAATAGGCGCTCTTGCTAACAGGGCCGTTATCCAGGCAAGAGACGTATTTGATCTGCATGTTCTAAGCTCACAGTTTGCCAAGGGGTCTGTTAAAGGTCAAGAGATTGACATACACGTTGCAAAAAAAGCTTATGATAATTTATTTACAATTTCTTTTGAACAGTTTAAGGATGCAGTAGTTGGTTATTTGTCTCATGAGGATCAGGGGGTGTATAGTACCCCCTCAGTTTGGGATGAGATAAAACTTAAAACAGCAAAATTCATAGAGGAAGACATATGCAAAACTTCTCTGTCCTAA
- a CDS encoding response regulator: MNNSNSKAQVLIIEDEKGIRSLLSAELSRKNYEVDTASDGEEGIEKVKNKKYNLVISDIMMPKLNGLEALKIIKKISPETEVIIITGYATVENAIQSMKDGAYDFIQKPFDLQKLFTLIEKALEKVELKALVAIYESSQAVFSTLKLEELLPMMIKSLKELLKADEVALLLFDHQSQLYLAAASFPLTKYSAKEFYLSLAERLKSSIKLNRSPIVIDVSTDTEFILEGSKIDVDIKSLVVCPIVLKGRKYGILCVAREKEHSGFGGQDLRNLAIFTSQMSQAIANTKLYEQLEIKISELEEINNQLAETKAELSSTQKLVEKNRVFVDIQKEMKESLSEALKYIQPILKDIKASHDIKKNVIGVKETIISCHDKILAFLK; the protein is encoded by the coding sequence ATGAATAATAGCAACTCAAAAGCACAGGTTTTAATAATAGAGGACGAAAAAGGCATCAGGTCCCTTTTAAGCGCCGAACTGTCAAGAAAGAACTATGAAGTAGATACAGCTTCCGACGGGGAAGAGGGAATAGAAAAGGTAAAAAATAAGAAATATAACCTTGTTATAAGCGATATAATGATGCCCAAGTTGAACGGCCTTGAAGCCCTGAAGATAATCAAAAAAATATCTCCTGAAACAGAAGTTATCATAATAACCGGTTATGCAACAGTAGAGAATGCCATTCAGTCAATGAAAGACGGAGCCTATGATTTTATTCAGAAGCCTTTTGACCTGCAAAAACTTTTTACACTTATAGAAAAAGCACTGGAAAAAGTCGAGCTGAAAGCGCTTGTTGCCATCTATGAAAGCAGTCAGGCTGTTTTTTCAACATTGAAACTCGAAGAACTTTTACCGATGATGATCAAATCATTAAAAGAGCTTTTAAAGGCCGATGAGGTGGCTTTGCTCCTTTTTGACCATCAATCACAGCTTTATCTTGCAGCAGCTTCTTTTCCCTTAACAAAATATTCCGCAAAGGAATTTTATCTTTCTTTAGCGGAAAGGTTAAAATCTTCGATAAAACTTAACAGGTCGCCTATCGTTATAGATGTTTCCACGGATACCGAGTTCATCCTTGAAGGTTCAAAAATAGACGTGGATATAAAATCGCTTGTTGTATGCCCGATAGTTTTAAAAGGGCGAAAATACGGCATATTGTGCGTGGCACGCGAAAAAGAACATTCCGGTTTCGGGGGGCAGGACCTGCGGAACCTGGCAATTTTCACTTCACAGATGTCACAGGCGATAGCGAATACAAAATTATATGAACAACTTGAAATAAAAATATCCGAACTTGAAGAGATAAATAACCAGCTGGCGGAGACAAAAGCAGAGCTCAGTTCTACGCAGAAGCTGGTGGAGAAAAACCGTGTATTTGTTGACATACAAAAGGAAATGAAAGAATCCTTATCCGAGGCTTTAAAGTATATACAGCCCATTTTAAAAGACATCAAAGCTTCCCATGATATTAAAAAGAATGTAATCGGCGTCAAAGAAACGATAATTTCCTGCCACGACAAGATCCTCGCGTTCCTGAAATAG
- the rpsF gene encoding 30S ribosomal protein S6: MTHYETTIIFSPELPAEKLDELVDKIKKNVENSEGKVLISEKIGRKKLAYPIKKCQEGLYVYFELNGTGKTISSVENFCKVNDQVIRYLTVKKAKKTAPAKTEAPKTEAPKAEAVKQEVKEVKENGDQHESPSPRTE; this comes from the coding sequence ATGACTCATTACGAGACCACGATAATTTTCTCGCCAGAATTACCAGCCGAAAAATTAGATGAACTAGTCGACAAAATCAAGAAAAACGTCGAAAATTCCGAAGGCAAGGTGTTGATCTCAGAAAAGATCGGAAGAAAAAAGCTAGCTTATCCCATCAAGAAATGCCAGGAAGGTTTATATGTTTATTTTGAGCTTAACGGTACAGGCAAGACTATCTCTTCGGTTGAGAACTTTTGCAAGGTAAATGACCAGGTCATTCGCTACTTAACCGTTAAAAAAGCTAAAAAAACGGCGCCGGCTAAAACTGAAGCTCCAAAAACTGAAGCTCCCAAAGCCGAAGCTGTCAAACAAGAAGTTAAGGAGGTAAAAGAAAATGGCGACCAACATGAATCTCCGTCTCCCAGAACAGAATAA
- a CDS encoding single-stranded DNA-binding protein, with protein sequence MATNMNLRLPEQNNVILVGRLTHDPEVRFTSKNQTVCRFNVAVNRRYKDTSGNWQDNVSFIPVVVWGEAATRCGERLKKGYPVHVEGRLQSRSWETKEGQKRNSLDVIARRVQFLSRVSEDTEIEATEASPSVNAGVSNEEEIPF encoded by the coding sequence ATGGCGACCAACATGAATCTCCGTCTCCCAGAACAGAATAATGTTATTTTGGTTGGAAGGCTGACCCATGACCCGGAAGTAAGGTTTACTTCCAAGAACCAGACGGTTTGCAGGTTTAACGTAGCCGTGAACAGGCGCTATAAGGATACGAGCGGGAACTGGCAGGACAATGTTTCTTTTATTCCCGTCGTAGTCTGGGGAGAAGCGGCCACGAGGTGCGGCGAGCGTTTAAAGAAAGGTTACCCTGTCCATGTAGAAGGCAGGCTTCAGAGCCGTTCCTGGGAAACTAAAGAAGGCCAGAAAAGGAATTCCCTTGATGTGATAGCAAGAAGAGTCCAGTTCCTGTCTCGTGTTTCAGAAGATACGGAGATAGAGGCAACAGAAGCATCTCCGAGTGTAAATGCAGGTGTTTCTAATGAAGAGGAAATACCGTTTTAA
- the rpsR gene encoding 30S ribosomal protein S18 — MIKKKKCRFCVDKSDIDYKNINLLRGFVTERGKILPSTITGTCATHQRLLTTAIKRARMLALIPFAAI, encoded by the coding sequence ATGATAAAAAAGAAAAAATGCCGTTTCTGTGTAGATAAATCCGATATAGATTATAAGAACATTAATTTATTAAGAGGGTTTGTTACTGAAAGAGGCAAGATACTACCGAGTACGATAACGGGAACATGCGCGACCCATCAGCGCCTGCTGACTACTGCGATCAAGCGCGCCCGCATGCTGGCCTTGATCCCTTTTGCCGCAATATAA
- the rplI gene encoding 50S ribosomal protein L9 — translation MKVILKSDILNVGKQGDIKNLSSGYVRNYLVPKNLALEATPQNLKIWEKEKVKLEKQKEEVLKKARELAERIEKTSITISVKVGETGKLFGSVTSADIVKVLNDNGFSIDKQNVLIEEPFKEIGVYAVDVKVHPEVIARPKVWIVEEKEATKEEKS, via the coding sequence ATGAAAGTAATACTGAAGTCTGATATCTTGAATGTCGGAAAACAGGGCGATATAAAAAATCTTTCATCAGGTTATGTCCGCAATTATCTTGTTCCCAAAAATCTGGCTTTGGAAGCCACACCTCAAAACCTGAAGATCTGGGAAAAAGAAAAGGTAAAGCTGGAAAAACAGAAAGAAGAAGTCCTTAAAAAGGCAAGAGAACTGGCGGAAAGAATAGAGAAAACGTCTATAACCATTTCCGTAAAAGTAGGGGAGACCGGAAAGCTTTTCGGTTCGGTCACCAGCGCAGATATAGTCAAGGTCTTGAACGACAACGGTTTTTCGATAGATAAACAAAATGTTTTGATCGAGGAACCTTTTAAAGAAATAGGTGTATACGCAGTAGATGTCAAAGTGCACCCGGAAGTAATAGCCAGGCCGAAAGTCTGGATCGTTGAGGAAAAGGAAGCAACTAAAGAAGAAAAATCGTAA
- the dnaB gene encoding replicative DNA helicase, with product MDKIPPQALEAEMAVLGSMLIEKEAIIKVLDIITDQDFYKESHRLIFREIRDLYLENQAVDAVVVSSKLKKDKLLNDVGGAFYITELINNVSTAANVEHYAQIVREKAILRQLINTGTNIVTSAFNEKTPAEEILDTAERLLFSIAEKRSHGFSHIKELTHPAIEYLEKLHKNKKDVPGLRTGFAELDSMTAGLQPSELILLAGRPSMGKTALGLNIVEHVALEQKKPVAIFSIEMSKESLMMRLMCSASRVNAHKARTGYIGTRDWPALTTAATKLSEADIYIDDSTNLSILELRARARRLATELKVQKKELALVVIDYIQMMRGTGRSESRQQEMSEISRSLKGLARDLRVPVLALSQLSRKPEEKGRGEKKPQLSDLRESGALEQDADVVAFIYREEYYGPTEENKNKATIILAKQRNGPTGELELNFFRDYTRFENPVRYENSEKIAVE from the coding sequence ATGGATAAAATACCACCCCAGGCCCTTGAGGCTGAAATGGCAGTTCTTGGTTCTATGCTTATAGAAAAAGAAGCCATAATAAAAGTCCTTGATATCATCACCGACCAGGATTTTTATAAGGAATCGCACCGCCTCATATTCAGGGAGATAAGGGACCTTTATCTGGAAAATCAAGCGGTTGACGCAGTGGTGGTGTCTTCAAAACTCAAAAAAGACAAGCTGCTTAACGATGTAGGCGGGGCCTTCTATATCACGGAACTTATAAACAATGTTTCTACTGCGGCTAACGTCGAACATTATGCCCAGATAGTCAGGGAAAAAGCTATCTTAAGGCAGCTGATAAATACAGGAACGAATATAGTCACTTCTGCATTTAACGAAAAAACCCCTGCCGAAGAAATACTTGATACCGCCGAGCGGCTGTTATTCAGCATAGCAGAGAAGCGTTCGCACGGTTTCTCTCATATAAAGGAATTGACTCATCCTGCCATAGAATACCTGGAAAAACTCCATAAAAACAAGAAAGATGTCCCCGGGTTAAGGACGGGTTTTGCCGAGCTGGACAGTATGACGGCCGGGCTTCAGCCGTCGGAATTGATTCTTCTGGCAGGAAGGCCTTCGATGGGAAAAACAGCCCTGGGGCTTAACATAGTGGAACATGTGGCCCTTGAACAAAAAAAACCTGTAGCCATATTTTCAATAGAAATGTCGAAAGAATCTCTTATGATGCGCCTTATGTGTTCTGCAAGCCGCGTGAATGCGCATAAAGCAAGGACGGGTTATATAGGTACGCGCGATTGGCCGGCACTTACGACAGCTGCTACAAAACTTTCGGAGGCGGATATTTATATTGATGACAGCACGAACCTGAGCATCCTTGAACTTCGTGCAAGGGCAAGGCGCCTTGCAACGGAACTTAAAGTTCAGAAGAAAGAGCTTGCGCTGGTAGTCATTGACTATATTCAGATGATGCGCGGCACAGGCAGGTCTGAATCACGCCAGCAGGAGATGTCCGAGATTTCCCGGTCATTAAAAGGGCTGGCAAGGGACCTTAGGGTCCCTGTTCTTGCGCTGAGCCAGTTATCAAGAAAACCGGAAGAAAAAGGAAGAGGGGAGAAAAAGCCGCAATTATCGGACTTGAGAGAATCCGGCGCCCTGGAACAGGATGCGGATGTGGTGGCATTTATTTACAGGGAAGAATACTACGGCCCTACCGAGGAAAATAAAAATAAAGCGACGATCATACTGGCCAAACAGAGGAACGGGCCTACAGGAGAGCTGGAACTAAACTTTTTCAGGGACTATACCCGTTTTGAGAACCCTGTGAGATATGAAAATTCTGAGAAGATAGCCGTAGAATAA